The DNA region AGAAGCAGCGATATTAGAGTTGAAAGCGATCGCTAACACACTGAATAGTCAAAAACCTTACCCATTCTTGATAAAAGAGCTATGCAAAAATATTTGTCAGTATTTCGCAGTTAGGGTGCCTTGGGTAAAACGAAAGTCTAACGAATCGTTTATTTTGACAACACGAAAAGTTGATTTATTCCGAGCTGAAAGGGAAGCTGCATTACTAGCACAGCAACTTCGTCAGCAAACCAAAAAAAGATTAGCATTGCAGCGACACAGAAAAAACAAGAATGGGGCTAAGGCTGGCACAAAACACTTCTTCAAAAAGGTATTAGTCAACAAATCTTAAAATTATCAACATTCAACGGCAGATCACCTCTGAGGTTTTAACAGTTATGCTGATTGAAGTGGCAGAAGTAAATTTTTCCTCAAAATTACTCACCACATTACCATTGCTAATTGCTACGAACTGTGGTACGAAGTAGGCAAGCCTGCCCTAGTATTTGCACTTCCGTAAAACCAGAGTGCAACATCAGGGACAATCAATCAGCGCACAGAAGAGGTAAAAAGAAGGTGTTAAAGACACTTTTAGTGATTGCCGTTGGTTTTTTACCGTCCCTGATTTCTTTGTGGGCGATCCGCAAAACCCATGCGCGATCGCGCTTACGGATGAGGCAAGCAGCCATGAATTTTTCAGTAGTCCAAGGACGGCAAAATGTCAGACCTGTAGAAGGCGATCGCTATTATTTAGAAGGCGTGGGTTATCTGATTGGCGATATCAGTTGCAAATTTAATGCCCGGTCTGGCTATATGCGCTGTGCTGTCAATCCCGAAGGCCCTTGTAATGGTTGCCGTCACTACGAACCTAAGGAATTAGCAGGTAGTGAAAAAAGGGCTTAAGAAATTTTACCTGCCTAATACTTAAACAATCTCAAATTACTGAAGAAGGGGAAGGGCATAACTGGAGAGAGAAATTTATTTGATGTCCGAAACTAATCCTACCCTTCACCCTCAAGAAAAACCGTTGTAACTATGGGCCAATATTAACAAAAAGTGCTTTATTAGTTCCAAGACCTGCACAGATAACCTGATTTGTGCCTAAGGAAGCACAACTAGGATTTGAAGTATATACTCCTCCTAGACTTTGAGGCCCACTCCAAGAACTGCCATTAAATCGATTCACAAAAAGTGCGCTATCGGTTCCAAGACCTGCACAGATCGCCTGATTTGTGCCTAAGGAAGCACAACTAGGATCTGAGGAGTATACTCCTCCCAGACTCTGAGGCCCACTCCAAGAACTGCCATTAAACCGATTCACAAAAAGTGCGCTATCGGTTCCAAGACCGCTACAGATCGCCTGATTTGTACCTAAGGAAGCGCAACTAGGATTTGAAGTATATACTCCTCCCAGACTCTGAGGCCCACTCCAAGAACTGCCATTAAACCGATTCACAAAAAGTGCACTATCGGTTCCAAGACCCGCACAGATCGCCTGATTTGTACCTAAGGAAGCACAGCTAGGATCTGAGGAGTATACACCTCCCAGACGCTGAGGCCCACTCCAAGAACTGCCATTAAACTGATTCACATAAAGTGCTCTATCGGTTCCAAGACCGCCACAGATAACCTGATTTGTACCTAAGGAAGCACAACTAGGATTTGAAGTGTATACTCCTCCCAGACTCTGAGGCCCACTCCAGGAAATGCCGTTAAACCGATTCACAAAAAGTGCTTTATTGGTTCCAAGACCAGCACAAATAACCTGATTTGGGACTAAGGAAGCACAACTAGGATTTGAAGTGTATACTCCTCCCAGACTCTGAGGCCCACTCCAGGAACTGCCATTAAACCCATTTACAAAAAGTGCTTTATTGGTTCCAAGACCGGCACAAATAACCTGATTTGTGCCTAAGGAAGCACAACTAGGATCTGAGGTGTATACTCCTCCCAGACTCTGAGGCCCACTCCAAACGGCAAGAACTGGTTGGCTTACCAGGGATAAAATTACTGATGTTGTGCCTGCTAAAATTGTAAATTTCTTTTTCATAGAATCTAACATCTTCCTCCTTCTCCTTAATACTGCTCTGTGTTTGTTGGAAAGATTTAAACAGATGTAAAGTTTTACTTCCTGAATTTTTCTTTCAGTTTGACTGGTATTGTACGATGAAACCACGTACATATTTTGGATTCAGTTTCACTTTTAAAAGCAACAGAAATCAGTTACAAACCTTTACATGAGCCAGTTCAAACTCAGAAGCTTCGTGCGATAGAACTGCTATTATCTGCCGTTACATTAACACTCATCGAATTCAACTCTACCAAAGTAAACTTTAGGTAAAACTTTGTTTATATCATTTAAGGCTGAAGAAATCATTCATCAACTTAGTCTGATACTCCGCCGTTAATCGGCTGCATGAGTTGAGACACTTAAGTTTGAATCGAACATCTGACACCTGAGGGCGCTCACGCTTAACGATTCCCAAGTTTGACCTGGGAATGGTAAAATTATGGGTAATTATAATTTGTATTTACAAACACTTTGAATATTTGTGTTTGCATGGTCAAATAAGAATGATTTAATATAATTCGTGCAAAAGTAGAAATCTGCGTCATTTCTTTGCAAATGATGAAAATTACTATTAGCTTTTGCCGAATATCTAATAACTACATAATTATCTAACGATGAACAACGCGATCGCTCAGACAACAGCATTATTATCAACTTGCGCTTTACTACTAACAGGCTGTGGTGGTGGCGGTGGTTCTGTGACAAATTCTCCAGATAGTACTACAAATAACACTACAACTAACACCACCCAGACTACCACTACATCAGGTGCTATTCCCATCGGTATTGCCTTAGCACAAACCAGCAACGTAGCATTACTTGGTCAAGAGGGATTCGTGGGAGCCAGAATTGCCGAGAAGTATTTCAATAGTAAAGGTGGTATTAATGGCACTCCGATTAAATTGGTAATCCAAGATACTAGCGGTGATGAAGCTGGAGCAATTAACGCTTTTCAAACCTTAATTAACAAAGATAAAGTTGTCGGTATTGTTGGGCCTACTTTGTCACAGCAAGCTTTTAGTGCTGACCCCATCGCCGAACGTGCTAAAGTCCCAGTTATTGGCGCATCAAATACCGCAAACGGAATTCCAGAAATCGGTGATTATGTAGCTCGTGTATCTGCCCCCGTCTCTATAGTTGCTCCTAATTCGCTGAAAGCTGCACTCAAGCAGAATCCTCAAATTAAAAAAGTGGCAGTTTTTTACGCCCAAAATGATGCATTTAATAAATCGGAAACGGAGATTTTTCAAAAAGCAGTAAAAGAACAAGGGCTAGAATTAGTAACAGTTCAAAAGTTCCAAACTACTGATACAGACTTTCAAGCCCAAGCTACCAATGCACTTAACTTAAAACCAGATTTAGTAATTATTTCAGGGCTAGCGGCTGATGGTGGTAACTTAGTGCGGCAACTGCGAGAACTGGGTTATAAAGGTATAATTATTGGTGGTAATGGTCTGAATACACCAAATGTTTTATCAGTGTGCAAAGCACTGTGCGATGGTGTGCTGATTGCTCAAGCTTACAGTCCTGAATATCCTGGTGAGATTAATAAGGTATTCCGCCAAACCTATATTGAGCAATATAAGAAAGAACCAGCCCAATTCACGGGTCAATCTTTTGCTGCGGTGCAGGTATATGTTGAAGCGCTTAAAGAGTTGGATAAAAAAACCAAAATCAGCACATTACCTCTTGATAAACTGCGGACAGAATTGAACAAGCAAATACTAGCTGGAAAATATGATACTCCTTTAGGTGAGATTGCTTTTACACCAGTTGGTGATGTAATTCAAAAAGAATTTTATGTTGCTCAAATTAAGATGGATAAAGATGGAAACACTGGAAAATTCGTATTTATAAAATAGTTGCAACATGGATATAACTCTATTTCTGCAACAATTTTTGAACGGATTATCTATCGGTAGTATCTATGCAATTTTTGCGTTGGGATATACTTTAGTTTATTCCATTTTGGGC from Nostoc commune NIES-4072 includes:
- a CDS encoding DUF6464 family protein, whose amino-acid sequence is MLKTLLVIAVGFLPSLISLWAIRKTHARSRLRMRQAAMNFSVVQGRQNVRPVEGDRYYLEGVGYLIGDISCKFNARSGYMRCAVNPEGPCNGCRHYEPKELAGSEKRA
- a CDS encoding ABC transporter substrate-binding protein, with amino-acid sequence MNNAIAQTTALLSTCALLLTGCGGGGGSVTNSPDSTTNNTTTNTTQTTTTSGAIPIGIALAQTSNVALLGQEGFVGARIAEKYFNSKGGINGTPIKLVIQDTSGDEAGAINAFQTLINKDKVVGIVGPTLSQQAFSADPIAERAKVPVIGASNTANGIPEIGDYVARVSAPVSIVAPNSLKAALKQNPQIKKVAVFYAQNDAFNKSETEIFQKAVKEQGLELVTVQKFQTTDTDFQAQATNALNLKPDLVIISGLAADGGNLVRQLRELGYKGIIIGGNGLNTPNVLSVCKALCDGVLIAQAYSPEYPGEINKVFRQTYIEQYKKEPAQFTGQSFAAVQVYVEALKELDKKTKISTLPLDKLRTELNKQILAGKYDTPLGEIAFTPVGDVIQKEFYVAQIKMDKDGNTGKFVFIK